A window of the Cystobacter fuscus genome harbors these coding sequences:
- a CDS encoding DUF2019 domain-containing protein — protein sequence MDLESIVEEFARNVAAQTDAIMRGDPSKGGDKEAKRYIAAYKKLRDHGEAGRDALARLLTHSRMDVRVYAAGFLLSDRPEQALPVLREAAKGEGLIPFEASRALKYWDEGTWKLDVD from the coding sequence ATGGACCTGGAGAGCATAGTGGAGGAGTTCGCCCGAAACGTGGCTGCACAAACAGACGCTATCATGCGTGGCGACCCTAGTAAGGGAGGGGATAAGGAAGCGAAGCGATACATAGCCGCCTATAAGAAGCTACGCGACCATGGCGAGGCTGGACGGGATGCACTCGCACGACTGCTGACGCACTCACGTATGGATGTGCGAGTCTACGCGGCGGGTTTCTTGCTTAGCGATAGGCCGGAACAAGCCTTGCCCGTTCTTAGGGAGGCCGCCAAGGGTGAAGGTCTGATTCCTTTTGAGGCATCCCGGGCGTTGAAGTATTGGGATGAGGGCACTTGGAAGTTGGATGTTGATTAA